The Medicago truncatula cultivar Jemalong A17 chromosome 4, MtrunA17r5.0-ANR, whole genome shotgun sequence genome includes a region encoding these proteins:
- the LOC120579937 gene encoding uncharacterized protein — translation MPYNYESASIENGKEISLSPSTSVSIIAENSQILRSGRILPAVVQAKKKTLVIESVPILDPSKGKSVVQPSGTDNDEILKLIKKSDYKIVDHLLQTPSKITIMSLLTSSDAHRDALMKVLNQVYVDHDVTLGQFGSIAGNVTACNNLSFGDKDLPLEGKNHNMALHISVMCKTDSLSNVLIDTGSSLNVMAKRTFDKLTYSDGSIRPSCVSVREYDGSRKTVWGEVDLPITIGAQEFKVTFQIMDIQASYSCLLGRPWIHEAGAVTSTLHQKLKFVSRGKLVTVSGESALLVSHFSSFSFIGGESSDGTSFQGLSVESGTTRGETCMASLKDAQRVIQEGKAEGWGKLVQLPENKRKEGLGFSGNKQMMFDPTRGTFHSAGFINAPLETNAILEDQSEEVAPDFVTPGGNCCNLIAVDIPSEDEEIPDELQWRLEQERKAIQPHKEEIELINLGTKDDKKEIKIGASLEASVKKKIIELLREYDDIFARSYKDMSGLDHDVVEHRLPLKPECPPVKQKLRRSHPDMALKIKEEVRKQIDAGFLITSEYPQWLANIVPVPKKDGKVRMCVDYQDLNKASPKDDFPLPHIDVLVDSTTRCKVFSFMDGFSGYNQIKMALEDREKTSFITPWGAFCYLVMPFGLINAGATYQRGMTKIFHDMIHKEIEVYVDDMIVKSSTKEEHVEYLLKMFQRLRKYKLRLNPNKCTFGVTSSKLLGFIVSQKGIEVDPDKVKAIREMPTPRTEKQVRGFLGTLNYISRFISHMTATCGPIFKLLRKDQGIGRLPESF, via the exons ATGCCGTATAACTATGAATCTGCAAGCATAGAGAATGGTAAAGAGATATCCTTGAGTCCCTCAACTTCCGTGAGTATCATTGCGGAGAATAGTCAAATTCTGAGAAGTGGACGTATTCTTCCAGCTGTTGTGCAAGCAAAGAAGAAAACTCTGGTGATAGAGTCAGTGCCAATACTAGATCCTAGCAAGGGTAAGAGTGTGGTTCAACCTAGTGGAACTGATAATGATGAGATTTTGAAGCTGATCAagaaaagtgattataagatagTGGATCATTTATTGCAGACTCCATCCAAGATTACTATCATGTCACTATTGACAAGCTCTGATGCTCATAGGGATGCCTTGATGAAAGTGTTGAATCAAGTCTACGTAGACCATGATGTGACTTTGGGTCAATTTGGGAGCATTGCTGGAAATGTGACGGCATGCAACAATTTGAGTTTCGGTGATAAAGATCTCCCATTGGAGGGGAAAAATCATAAtatggccttgcatatctctgTTATGTGCAAAACAGATTCTTTGTCCAATGTCTTGATAGACACCGGTTCTTCCCTCAATGTGATGGCGAAGAGAACCTTTGATAAATTGACATATTCAGATGGATCTATTAGGCCTAGTTGCGTGTCAGTAAGGGAATATGATGGATCCAGGAAGACGGTATGGGGAGAAGTAGATTTACCTATCACTATTGGGGCCCAAGAGTTTAAAGTTACATTCCAGATAATGGATATTCAAGCTTCCTACAGCTGTTTACTTGGTAGACCATGGATTCATGAAGCCGGGGCAGTAACATCCACTCTTCATCAAAAGCTAAAGTTTGTGAGtcgtggaaagcttgttacagtGAGTGGGGAATCAGCTCTTTTGGTTAGCCATTTCTCGTCCTTTTCCTTCATTGGTGGTGAAAGTTCGGACGGAACATCATTCCAAGGGCTTTCGGTTGAAAGCGGTACTACAAGAGGTGAAACATGCATGGCCTCTCtaaaggatgctcagagagtaATTCAAGAAGGAAAAGCGGAAGGCTGGGGGAAGTTAGTACAGCTGCCCGAGAACAAGCGCAAAGAAGGTCTGGGTTTCTCCGGCAATAAGCAAATGATGTTCGACCCAACTAGGGGTACTTTTCATAGTGCCGGATTCATTAATGCGCCACTTGAGACTAATGCAATCTTGGAAGATCAATCAGAAGAGGTGGCACCTGACTTTGTGACTCCTGGTGGAAACTGCTGCAATTTGATTGCTGTTGACATCCCTTCT GAGGATGAAGAGATTCCCGATGAGCTCCAATGGAGGTTAGAGCAAGAAAgaaaagccattcagcctcacaaGGAAGAAATAGAGTTGATCAACCTGGGCACTAAGGATGATAAGAAAGAAATTAAGATTGGAGCATCGTTGGAGGCGTCTGTCAAGAAAAAGATAATTGAGCTTCTCAGAGAGTATGATGATATATTTGCACGGTCCTACAAAGACATGTCGGGGTTAGACCATGATGTTGTGGAACACCGTTTACCTTTGAAGCCCGAGTGTCCTCCAGTCAAGCAGAAGTTAAGAAgatctcatccagatatggctctcaagatcaaagaggaagtgCGAAAGCAAATTGACGCAGGTTTCTTGATTACCTCCGAATATCCTCAATGGTTGGCCAACATAGTGCCCGTTCCgaagaaagatggtaaggtcagaatgtgtgttgactatCAAGATTTGAACAAAGCAAGTCCAAAGGATGATTTCCCTTTACCTCACATTGATGTATTGGTTGATAGTACTACTAGAtgcaaggtgttctccttcatggatggattCTCCGGGTATAACCAGATCAAGATGGCTCtagaagatagagaaaagacgtcgtTCATCACGCCTTGGGGCGCTTTCTGCTACTTAGTAATGCCGTTTGGGttgataaatgctggtgccactTACCAGAGAGGCATGACTAAAATATTCCATGATATGATACATAAAGagattgaggtatatgtggatgatatgattgtcaAATCAAGCACTAAAGAAGAACATGTcgagtatttgttgaagatgttccaacggttgagaaagtacaaactCCGTTTGAATCCTAACAAGTGTACCTTCGGTGTTACATCCAGCAAGCTCTTGGGTTTTATTGTCAGCCAGAAAGGTATTGAAGTAGATCCCGACAAAGTCAAAGCTATCAGGGAAATGCCTACTCCAAGGACAGAGAAACAAGTTAGAGGCTTTCTAGGAACATTGAACTACATCTCCAGATTCATCTCTCATATGACTGCCACATGTGGGCCGATATTCAAGTTACTCCGTAAAGATCAAGGGATCGGAAGATTGCCAGAAAGCTTTTGA
- the LOC120579938 gene encoding uncharacterized protein: MHADCHHYAKKCHKCQIYADKIHVPPSMLNVISSPWPFSMWGIDMIGRIEPEASNGHRFILVAIDDFTKWVEAASFANVTKQVVVRFIKNNIICRYGVPNKIITNNVRTSTGATPFSLVYVVEAILPVEVEIPSLRVLMEAELSEAEWSQNRYDQLNLIEEKRMAALCHGQLYQTRMKQAFDKKVRPRDFKEGDLLVKSIKSFQPDPRGKWTPNYEGPYVVKRAFSSGALILTTMDGEDLPRPVNSDACFALRVVPAMKNTELLVL, from the exons ATGCATGCTGACTGCCATCACTACGCCAAGAAGTGCCACAAGTGCCAGATTTATGCGGATAAGATTCATGTACCACCGTCTATGCTCAATGTTATCTCGTCTCCGTGGCcgttctctatgtggggcattgataTGATTGGTCGGATCGAACCAGAAGCTTCCAATGGACATCGTTTCATACTAGTGGCTATTGACgacttcaccaaatgggtcgAAGCGGCATCTTTTGCTAATGTGACCAAGCAGGTGGTGGTCCGgtttatcaagaacaatatcatatGTCGCTATGGCGTTCCCAATAAGATCATAACAAATAATG TGCGtacttcaacaggggcaacccctttttcTTTGGTGTATGTTGTGGAAGCGATACTTCCCGTAGAAGTTGAAATCCCATCTTTGAGAGTCTTGATGGAAGCTGAGTTGTCAGAGGCTGAATGGAGTCAGAATAGGTacgatcagttgaatttgattgaggaaaaacgcaTGGCTGCTTTGTGTCACGGACAACTATATCAGACAAGGATGAAACAGGCGTTTGAtaagaaggttcgtccccgtgaTTTTAAAGAAGGAGACCTATTGGTCAAAAGTATCAAGTCTTTTCAACCAGACCCCAGGGGCAAGTGGACACCTAATTATGAAGGTCCCTATGTAGTAAAGAGAGCTTTCTCTAGTGgagctttaattcttacaaccATGGATGGAGAAGATTTACCTCGTCctgtgaattctgatgca TGTTTTGCTTTAAGGGTTGTGCCCGCAATGAAGAATACTGAGTTGCTTGTACTATGA
- the LOC120579939 gene encoding uncharacterized protein — MEEGNPPAAWPKLGDYGLANHRGRLTHVFQPANPVAFDIKASELELKFLEKYFPMSKYSDKKQEIAGFRQGEGESLYDAWERFNLLLKRCPGHEFSEKQYLQFFTEGLTHSNIMFLDASAGGSLRVKTDHEVQTLIENMASNEYRAEAKKKERGVFGVSVTTSILANQAAMNKQIETLTKEVHAYQLSNKQLAAAIRCDLCGEGHPNGECVLEGASEEANYVNYQRQNPYSMNKHPNLSYSNNNTLNPLLPNPQQQQQPRKPSGLEETMMNFMKMTQSNFEEMKKSQDLERKNNEASRKMLETQFGQLAKQLSEQNKGGFSGNTKENPKYETCNAIELRSKKVLTPLAPKVPKKVDERVVEVDEDDEVEEVVEKESDQGVVEKESDQGVVENEKKKKIEGEKSEKFIDEDSILRNEAKKKKKEEGQFKKLMQLFSQLQVNIPFGEPLEQMPIYAKFMKEMLTGRRKPKDDENISLSENCSAILQRKLPPMLKDPGAFTIPCSVGPVDIGRA; from the exons ATGGAAGAGGGTAACCCACCAGCAGCATGGCCCAAGTTAGGAGATTATGGGCTAGCAAATCACCGTGGTCGCCTAACTCACGTGTTCCAACCTGCTAATCCTGTTGCTTTTGACATCAAAGCATCA GAATTAGAGCTTAAGTTTCTAGAGAAGTATTTCCCTATGTCCAAGTACTCTGACAAGAAGCAAGAAATAGCAGGCTTTCGGCAAGGTGAAGGTGAATCACTTTATGATGCTTGGGAAAGGTTCAATTTGCTACTGAAGAGATGTCCAGGCCATGAGTTTTCTGAAAAACAGTATCTCCAATTCTTCACTGAAGGGTTAACTCATAGCAACATAATGTTTCTAGATGCCTCAGCTGGAGGTAGCCTAAGGGTAAAAACTGATCACGAAGTTCAAACTCTGATTGAAAACATGGCCAGCAATGAGTACCGTGCTGAAgcgaaaaagaaagaaagaggtgTTTTTGGGGTAAGTGTCACTACTTCCATACTAGCTAACCAAGCAGCTATGAATAAGCAAATCGAAACTCTAACCAAGGAGGTACATGCTTATCAATTATCCAACAAACAACTAGCAGCTGCAATACGGTGTGATTTGTGTGGTGAGGGCCATCCTAATGGTGAGTGTGTACTAGAGGGAGCTAGTGAAGAAGCCAACTATGTGAACTATCAAAGGCAAAACCCTTACTCCATGAACAAGCACCCTAACTTGAGTTACTCCAACAACAATACCTTAAATCCTTTGTTGCCTAatcctcaacaacaacaacaaccgagGAAGCCTTCAGGTCTTGAGGAAACAATGATGAATTTCATGAAAATGACTCAAAGTAActttgaagaaatgaagaagagtCAAGACCTTGAAAGGAAGAACAATGAAGCCTCAAGGAAAATGCTTGAAACACAATTTGGGCAATTAGCTAAGCAGTTGTCTGAACAGAACAAAGGGGGATTCTCAGGTAATACTAAGGAGAACCCTAAATATGAGACTTGCAATGCTATTGAGTTGAGGAGCAAAAAGGTTTTGACACCTTTAGCTCCTAAAGTTCCTAAGAAGGTTGATGAAAGGGTTGTAGAggtagatgaagatgatgaagttgaGGAAGTGGTCGAAAAAGAGAGTGATCAAGGTGTAGTTGAAAAAGAGAGTGATCAAGGTgtagttgaaaatgaaaagaagaaaaaaatagagggaGAAAAAAGTGAGAAGTTCATAGATGAAGACTCGATATTGAGaaatgaag ccaaaaagaagaagaaggaggaaggaCAATTCAAGAAATTAATGCAACTCTTCTCACAACTTCAAGTGAATATTCCTTTTGGTGAACCTCTCGAGCAAATGCCAATTTATGCTAAATTCATGAAAGAAATGTTAACAGGGAGAAGAAAGCCAAAAGATGATGAGAACATCTCACTTTCCGAGAATTGTAGTGCTATTCTCCAAAGGAAACTTCCTCCTATGCTTAAAGATCCTGGTGCTTTTACTATACCTTGCTCCGTTGGGCCGGTAGACATTGGAAGAGCTTGA